In Corvus moneduloides isolate bCorMon1 chromosome 3, bCorMon1.pri, whole genome shotgun sequence, one DNA window encodes the following:
- the NHSL1 gene encoding NHS-like protein 1 isoform X6 encodes MPFPLRTLEPLKLCRLEEAGGDGAERGGPAPGDHAGATEGGGGRRRGAVPLFGSLEQVSSYALVSLLMQLSDLSRCAGDIFGGILSEADSLCHRNARLQRRLGALEELLARLDHRKVKIPVSNLDEESRWTVHYTAPWHQQENVFLPSSRPPCVEDLHRQAKLNLKSVLRECDKLRRDGYRSSQYYSQGPTFSSSSSAICGSYQDDYEEIEQKSSLLDCISQSCISACCNLVPWNNKCPVSPPEEEKLITIKRPKSPATNELSDINTQTNWTKSLPLPTPEEKMRQQAQAVQTDVVPINVTVGTGQSDFRGHSMYVPDHCSTLGRLDSYRSAMQRSETKDTSCQTEEVKVVPPSMRRIRAQKGQGIAAQMSQFSSSSGNMSVMSDSAAVFASRQNNDIGFHSLPRVGARVSLQSLDQTQSMMSRQTEDIAGTLPHQISKLQVDDSVVHLRNNPTMGTLSRPKSQEVRSCDSEKSSSPACVVSPHATYSTSIIPNATLSSSSEVILIHAAQSVGSLDSKITSSTAYPNPRDNPAASSAISGKEDHHSSSGNWSESSSTRHSQTSDTIPSNTVMMLSLGDSAVSLSTPGNAEAGSQSMSYSCRNTAALASPSQDSDGRSESSYSGERAHAAVSSTEHWLYKSSENSETPSRKVVCTTPGCATPGSNLSSSSLERTSVRDDSTSLYSLDHDGYYGPMHMDSRLKSDIPCNSINGFENPGDNVVNVFEGKEKKHQDDQSGQGDKSLARNISLKKAKKPPLPPSRTDSLRRIPKKKAQSNGQVLDETLIATLQHSLQLNLKCKNGSSPSQSPCSDYEDPWVLRSRSQSSVSASSSMMSTTAPNLYSICTVTPSQSETSSIKSEYADQWGYYSDYAAVADDQVKSPVTHSASTSSALSDYSISHFSDGSRASVPQVPSGLAKPKSASPEKSHRVTSPSSGYSSQSNTPTALTPVPVLVKSASSGSGKSKLKPKVPERKSSLLSSVSMSSSSTSLSSNTSTEGSVSVKKLDPALSPPPDSGAPPPPPPLPTPPHCPELSPPPPPPPAEVMDLSPLSASPTFPPPPPEASVNSSFAQTVPWFPQEASISSFSSPVPPPPSCSIAVPPPAPPLDPKITKGATIYPQFSFKKRNQDDSCYSPVKQPLTKQDASRPVMPLVTTKALQMVQLRSVKKSTEGEPSAESASETTSQEKGTANSSSQSSLKPSLSLKLSSSLGDEEMKTPGTSFKNVVQTLSRGSPLILSDNTRVLDCDQKPVSAVGLKKSPEADALGSATDDTPESSVQSEDLLSGVSLQGSPTSPDKTLVVLPSKKPPPISKKPKLFLLVPPPQLDLTVEKAAEVSDTARSPTKRDAVLAHCEEARNCLTDGLGSSEMDSGSLVPEGGAAGFTFSETVGANAFVVQPAASPVQEEPRQEEQSAFDEGSSSGSSQDSGSNTDGHLSQENESVEVFESDTANSSFLPSSGYGEETDGVATPARPRTTEDLFAAIHRSKRKVLGRKDSEDDRTRNHSPSPPVTPTGASPNLATLKQAGSIQRSVRKSSTSNDNFKALLLKKGSRCDTSSRMSAAEMLKNTDPRFHRTKTDASPDLSDIPASCSPSKSKRAQEEWAKSEGLMPRSMSFSGTRYGRSRTPPSAASSKYNVRNRIQSSPMTVISEGDGEVVEQSEGRVRRTLEEQQERQLDMFNSDEMDMNDFPYAEEASCKETLDPAHVDLMTQPGASRKCLNSSAEES; translated from the exons AGTGTGACAAGCTGCGGCGGGATGGCTACCGGAGCTCACAGTATTACTCTCAGGGCCCCACCTTCTCCTCGTCCTCCAGTGCAATCTGTGGAAGTTACCAGGATGATTATGAAGAAATTGAACAAAAG TCTAGTCTGTTAGACTGCATCTCTCAGTCTTGCATTAGCGCCTGCTGTAACTTGGTTCCCTGGAACAACAAG TGTCCTGTCTCTCCccctgaagaagaaaagcttaTTACCATCAAAAGGCCTAAAAGTCCAGCTACAAATGAGTTATCAGATATCAACACCCAAACCAACTGGACTAAGTCTCTTCCACTGCCAACGCCAGAAGAGAAAATGCGACAACAAGCACAAGCCGTCCAAACAGATGTGGTTCCTATTAATGTGACTG TTGGTACTGGCCAAAGTGATTTCCGAGGGCATTCGATGTATGTCCCAGATCACTGTTCCACGCTAGGGAGACTAGACAGCTATCGCTCTGCTATGCAGCGCTCCGAAACCAAGGACACCAGCTGCCAGACGGAGGAAGTTAAAGTTGTGCCCCCTTCAATGAGAAGAATACGAGCACAGAAAGGACAAGGCATTGCAGCCCAGATGTCTCAGTTCTCCAGCTCATCTGGAAACATGTCAGTGATGAGTGACTCTGCTGCAGTTTTTGCTTCCCGCCAAAACAACGACATAGGTTTTCACAGCTTGCCTCGGGTTGGTGCGAGAGTGTCTCTGCAGTCCCTAGATCAGACACAGAGCATGATGTCGAGGCAGACAGAAGACATTGCTGGCACTTTACCCCACCAGATAAGTAAATTGCAAGTGGATGATAGTGTTGTGCATCTGAGGAATAATCCCACGATGGGGACCCTGTCGAGGCCAAAGTCCCAAGAGGTGAGAAGCTGTGATAGCGAGAAGTCCTCAAGCCCAGCATGTGTGGTCTCTCCTCATGCCACCTACTCAACGAGCATCATACCCAATGCAACACTGTCATCCTCCTCAGAAGTTATCCTTATTCACGCTGCCCAGAGTGTTGGATCATTGGATAGTAAAATTACCAGCTCCACTGCCTACCCAAATCCAAGAGAcaatcctgctgccagcagtgcaaTAAGTGGGAAAGAAGATCACCATTCTTCAAGTGGTAACTGGAGTGAGAGTAGCTCCACACGTCACTCACAGACTTCAGATACCATCCCATCTAACACTGTCATGATGCTTTCTCTTGGTGACTCTGCTGTCTCTCTTAGCACTCCTGGGAATGCAGAGGCTGGGTCTCAGAGCATGAGCTACAGCTGTAGGAACACTGCTGCTTTAGCAAGCCCTTCCCAGGACAGCGATGGTCGGAGTGAATCCAGCTATTCTGGAGAGAGAGCACACGCAGcagtgagcagcacagagcattGGTTGTACAAGTCTTCAGAAAACAGTGAGACCCCTTCACGCAAGGTGGTTTGTACCACACCAGGCTGTGCCACGCCCGGCAGCaacctgagcagcagcagcctggagaggacGTCGGTCAGGGACGATTCGACTTCCCTGTATTCTTTGGACCACGATGGCTATTACGGCCCCATGCATATGGACTCCAGACTGAAGTCAGACATTCCATGCAACAGTATTAATGGTTTTGAGAACCCCGGAGACAACGTGGTAAATGTCtttgaaggaaaggagaagaaacatCAGGATGACCAGTCAGGCCAAGGTGACAAATCCCTTGCAAGAAACATCTCACTGAAGAAGGCAAAGAAGCCACCTTTGCCACCATCCAGAACAGACTCACTCAGAAGGATACCTAAGAAAAAAGCCCAATCCAATGGACAGGTACTTGATGAAACACTCATTGCCACGCTCCAGCATTCTCTGCAGCTGAATCTTAAGTGCAAAAATGGCAGCTCCCCTTCCCAGAGCCCCTGCAGTGATTATGAGGATCCCTGGGTGTTGCGCTCCCGCAGCCAAAGCTCGGTCAGTGCGAGCAGCAGCATGATGTCCACCACTGCTCCAAACCTGTACTCCATCTGCACAGTCACTCCCTCCCAGAGTGAGACAAGTAGCATAAAGTCGGAGTACGCTGACCAGTGGGGTTACTACAGCGACTATGCCGCAGTGGCAGACGACCAGGTGAAATCTCCGGTGACCCATTCTGCCAGTACATCATCTGCTCTGAGCGATTACAGCATCAGCCACTTCAGTGATGGCTCAAGGGCTTCTGTGCCACAAGTGCCCAGTGGACTGGCCAAACCAAAGAGTGCTTCTCCAGAGAAATCCCACCGAGTCACATCACCATCAAGTGGGTACTCCAGCCAGTCCAATACACCCACTGCGCTTACTCCAGTGCCTGTACTTGTAAAATCTGCATCATCAGGAAGTGGGAAATCCAAGCTGAAGCCTAAAGTGCCTGAAAGGAAGTCCTCTCTTCTGTCTTCAGTCTCCATGTCTTCATCATCCACTTCTCTTTCTTCAAATACATCTACTGAAGGGAGTGTGAGTGTGAAGAAACTGgaccctgctctgagccctcctCCGGATTCTGGTGCGcctcctccaccacctcctCTTCCAACACCTCCACATTGCCCTGAActttctcctccccctcctcctcctccagcagaaGTCATGGATCTGTCACCATTGTCTGCCTCTCCCACGTTTCCCCCTCCTCCGCCAGAAGCCAGTGTAAATTCTTCCTTTGCTCAGACTGTTCCATGGTTTCCTCAAGAAGCCTCCATCAGTTCATTCTCTTCgcctgttcctcctcctccttcttgcTCCATAGCTGTCCCGCCACCAGCACCACCGCTTGATCCCAAAATAACAAAAGGTGCAACAATATACCCgcagttttcttttaagaaacGCAACCAGGACGATTCTTGCTACAGTCCAGTGAAACAGCCACTCACTAAGCAAGATGCATCGAGACCTGTGATGCCATTAGTAACCACCAAAGCACTGCAAATGGTGCAGTTGAGGTCTGTGAAAAAATCAACAGAAGGTGAGCCATCAGCTGAATCTGCTTCTGAAACCACTTCTCAGGAAAAGGGTACTGCAAATTCATCATCACAGTCTTCGCTAAAGCCATCTCTCTCACTAAAACTCAGTAGCAGCTTAGGCGACGAGGAAATGAAAACTCCAGgcacttcatttaaaaatgtagttCAAACGCTGTCTCGGGGTTCTCCTCTCATTCTCTCTGATAACACACGTGTACTTGACTGTGATCAAAAGCCTGTGAGTGCAGTAGGTCTGAAGAAGTCTCCTGAAGCTGATGCTCTGGGGTCAGCCACTGATGACACACCTGAGTCCTCAGTGCAGAGTGAAGACCTCCTTTCTGGCGTGTCACTTCAGGGGTCACCAACATCTCCAGACAAGACTCTGGTTGTATTGCCAAGCAAGAAACCACCTCCTATATCAAAGAAACCCAAGCTGTTCCTTCTGGTACCACCTCCACAGTTAGACCTTACAGTggagaaagcagctgaagtgaGTGATACTGCCAGAAGCCCAACTAAGAGAGACGCTGTGCTTGCACACTGTGAGGAGGCGAGAAATTGTCTTACAGATGGACTCGGTTCTAGCGAGATGGACTCTGGCAGCCTGGTTCctgagggaggagctgctggattcACCTTCTCTGAGACAGTGGGAGCGAATGCCTTTGTGGTACAGCCTGCTGCATCACCAGTTCAAGAAGAacccaggcaggaggagcagtcTGCTTTTGATGAAGGAAGCAGTTCAGGGAGCAGCCAAGACAGTGGCAGTAACACTGACGGGCACCTATCTCAAGAGAACGAAAGTG TGGAGGTGTTTGAATCAGACACAGCCAACAGTTCATTCCTGCCAAGCAGTGGCTATGGGGAAGAGACAGATGGAGTGGCAACACCAGCGAGACCAAGGACTACTGAGGATCTTTTTGCAGCCATTCACAG ATCCAAAAGGAAAGTCCTTGGCCGTAAAGATTCCGAAGACGACCGTACCCGCAACCATTCTCCATCGCCCCCCGTAACTCCCACTGGTGCTTCCCCAAATTTAGCTACCCTCAAACAAGCCGGATCTATTCAGAGAAGCGTTCgcaagagcagcaccagcaatGACAACTTCAAAGCCCTGCTGCTGAAGAAAGGGAGCCGCTGTGACACCAGTTCCCGTATGTCCGCAGCAGAGATGTTGAAGAACACGGACCCGAGGTTCCACCGGACAAAGACAGATGCCTCCCCTGACCTTTCCGAcatccctgccagctgctcacccagcaAGAGCAAACGGGCCCAGGAAGAGTGGGCCAAGAGTGAGGGCCTGATGCCAAGGAGCATGTCCTTCTCTGGCACGAGGTACGGCCGGTCACGGACACCCccatctgctgccagcagcaagtACAATGTCCGCAACCGCATCCAGAGCAGCCCCATGACTGTCATTAGtgaaggagatggggaagtgGTGGAACAGTCAGAGGGCAGGGTCCGGAGGACTTTGGAAGAGCAGCAAGAGAGGCAGCTTGATATGTTTAACAGTGATGAAATGGACATGAATGACTTTCCGTATGCTGAGGAGGCAAGCTGCAAGGAGACCTTGGATCCAGCCCATGTAGACTTAATGACTCAACCAGGTGCTTCAAGGAAGTGTCTAAactcttcagctgaagaaagtTAA
- the NHSL1 gene encoding NHS-like protein 1 isoform X11: protein MKKECVSRSFKLKQNPGSLSRAVSWINFSSLSRQTKRLFRSDGELSSMCVQQVDEDDENWTYRSQQRKAVSNLDEESRWTVHYTAPWHQQENVFLPSSRPPCVEDLHRQAKLNLKSVLRECDKLRRDGYRSSQYYSQGPTFSSSSSAICGSYQDDYEEIEQKCPVSPPEEEKLITIKRPKSPATNELSDINTQTNWTKSLPLPTPEEKMRQQAQAVQTDVVPINVTAVGTGQSDFRGHSMYVPDHCSTLGRLDSYRSAMQRSETKDTSCQTEEVKVVPPSMRRIRAQKGQGIAAQMSQFSSSSGNMSVMSDSAAVFASRQNNDIGFHSLPRVGARVSLQSLDQTQSMMSRQTEDIAGTLPHQISKLQVDDSVVHLRNNPTMGTLSRPKSQEVRSCDSEKSSSPACVVSPHATYSTSIIPNATLSSSSEVILIHAAQSVGSLDSKITSSTAYPNPRDNPAASSAISGKEDHHSSSGNWSESSSTRHSQTSDTIPSNTVMMLSLGDSAVSLSTPGNAEAGSQSMSYSCRNTAALASPSQDSDGRSESSYSGERAHAAVSSTEHWLYKSSENSETPSRKVVCTTPGCATPGSNLSSSSLERTSVRDDSTSLYSLDHDGYYGPMHMDSRLKSDIPCNSINGFENPGDNVVNVFEGKEKKHQDDQSGQGDKSLARNISLKKAKKPPLPPSRTDSLRRIPKKKAQSNGQVLDETLIATLQHSLQLNLKCKNGSSPSQSPCSDYEDPWVLRSRSQSSVSASSSMMSTTAPNLYSICTVTPSQSETSSIKSEYADQWGYYSDYAAVADDQVKSPVTHSASTSSALSDYSISHFSDGSRASVPQVPSGLAKPKSASPEKSHRVTSPSSGYSSQSNTPTALTPVPVLVKSASSGSGKSKLKPKVPERKSSLLSSVSMSSSSTSLSSNTSTEGSVSVKKLDPALSPPPDSGAPPPPPPLPTPPHCPELSPPPPPPPAEVMDLSPLSASPTFPPPPPEASVNSSFAQTVPWFPQEASISSFSSPVPPPPSCSIAVPPPAPPLDPKITKGATIYPQFSFKKRNQDDSCYSPVKQPLTKQDASRPVMPLVTTKALQMVQLRSVKKSTEGEPSAESASETTSQEKGTANSSSQSSLKPSLSLKLSSSLGDEEMKTPGTSFKNVVQTLSRGSPLILSDNTRVLDCDQKPVSAVGLKKSPEADALGSATDDTPESSVQSEDLLSGVSLQGSPTSPDKTLVVLPSKKPPPISKKPKLFLLVPPPQLDLTVEKAAEVSDTARSPTKRDAVLAHCEEARNCLTDGLGSSEMDSGSLVPEGGAAGFTFSETVGANAFVVQPAASPVQEEPRQEEQSAFDEGSSSGSSQDSGSNTDGHLSQENESVEVFESDTANSSFLPSSGYGEETDGVATPARPRTTEDLFAAIHRSKRKVLGRKDSEDDRTRNHSPSPPVTPTGASPNLATLKQAGSIQRSVRKSSTSNDNFKALLLKKGSRCDTSSRMSAAEMLKNTDPRFHRTKTDASPDLSDIPASCSPSKSKRAQEEWAKSEGLMPRSMSFSGTRYGRSRTPPSAASSKYNVRNRIQSSPMTVISEGDGEVVEQSEGRVRRTLEEQQERQLDMFNSDEMDMNDFPYAEEASCKETLDPAHVDLMTQPGASRKCLNSSAEES from the exons AGTGTGACAAGCTGCGGCGGGATGGCTACCGGAGCTCACAGTATTACTCTCAGGGCCCCACCTTCTCCTCGTCCTCCAGTGCAATCTGTGGAAGTTACCAGGATGATTATGAAGAAATTGAACAAAAG TGTCCTGTCTCTCCccctgaagaagaaaagcttaTTACCATCAAAAGGCCTAAAAGTCCAGCTACAAATGAGTTATCAGATATCAACACCCAAACCAACTGGACTAAGTCTCTTCCACTGCCAACGCCAGAAGAGAAAATGCGACAACAAGCACAAGCCGTCCAAACAGATGTGGTTCCTATTAATGTGACTG CAGTTGGTACTGGCCAAAGTGATTTCCGAGGGCATTCGATGTATGTCCCAGATCACTGTTCCACGCTAGGGAGACTAGACAGCTATCGCTCTGCTATGCAGCGCTCCGAAACCAAGGACACCAGCTGCCAGACGGAGGAAGTTAAAGTTGTGCCCCCTTCAATGAGAAGAATACGAGCACAGAAAGGACAAGGCATTGCAGCCCAGATGTCTCAGTTCTCCAGCTCATCTGGAAACATGTCAGTGATGAGTGACTCTGCTGCAGTTTTTGCTTCCCGCCAAAACAACGACATAGGTTTTCACAGCTTGCCTCGGGTTGGTGCGAGAGTGTCTCTGCAGTCCCTAGATCAGACACAGAGCATGATGTCGAGGCAGACAGAAGACATTGCTGGCACTTTACCCCACCAGATAAGTAAATTGCAAGTGGATGATAGTGTTGTGCATCTGAGGAATAATCCCACGATGGGGACCCTGTCGAGGCCAAAGTCCCAAGAGGTGAGAAGCTGTGATAGCGAGAAGTCCTCAAGCCCAGCATGTGTGGTCTCTCCTCATGCCACCTACTCAACGAGCATCATACCCAATGCAACACTGTCATCCTCCTCAGAAGTTATCCTTATTCACGCTGCCCAGAGTGTTGGATCATTGGATAGTAAAATTACCAGCTCCACTGCCTACCCAAATCCAAGAGAcaatcctgctgccagcagtgcaaTAAGTGGGAAAGAAGATCACCATTCTTCAAGTGGTAACTGGAGTGAGAGTAGCTCCACACGTCACTCACAGACTTCAGATACCATCCCATCTAACACTGTCATGATGCTTTCTCTTGGTGACTCTGCTGTCTCTCTTAGCACTCCTGGGAATGCAGAGGCTGGGTCTCAGAGCATGAGCTACAGCTGTAGGAACACTGCTGCTTTAGCAAGCCCTTCCCAGGACAGCGATGGTCGGAGTGAATCCAGCTATTCTGGAGAGAGAGCACACGCAGcagtgagcagcacagagcattGGTTGTACAAGTCTTCAGAAAACAGTGAGACCCCTTCACGCAAGGTGGTTTGTACCACACCAGGCTGTGCCACGCCCGGCAGCaacctgagcagcagcagcctggagaggacGTCGGTCAGGGACGATTCGACTTCCCTGTATTCTTTGGACCACGATGGCTATTACGGCCCCATGCATATGGACTCCAGACTGAAGTCAGACATTCCATGCAACAGTATTAATGGTTTTGAGAACCCCGGAGACAACGTGGTAAATGTCtttgaaggaaaggagaagaaacatCAGGATGACCAGTCAGGCCAAGGTGACAAATCCCTTGCAAGAAACATCTCACTGAAGAAGGCAAAGAAGCCACCTTTGCCACCATCCAGAACAGACTCACTCAGAAGGATACCTAAGAAAAAAGCCCAATCCAATGGACAGGTACTTGATGAAACACTCATTGCCACGCTCCAGCATTCTCTGCAGCTGAATCTTAAGTGCAAAAATGGCAGCTCCCCTTCCCAGAGCCCCTGCAGTGATTATGAGGATCCCTGGGTGTTGCGCTCCCGCAGCCAAAGCTCGGTCAGTGCGAGCAGCAGCATGATGTCCACCACTGCTCCAAACCTGTACTCCATCTGCACAGTCACTCCCTCCCAGAGTGAGACAAGTAGCATAAAGTCGGAGTACGCTGACCAGTGGGGTTACTACAGCGACTATGCCGCAGTGGCAGACGACCAGGTGAAATCTCCGGTGACCCATTCTGCCAGTACATCATCTGCTCTGAGCGATTACAGCATCAGCCACTTCAGTGATGGCTCAAGGGCTTCTGTGCCACAAGTGCCCAGTGGACTGGCCAAACCAAAGAGTGCTTCTCCAGAGAAATCCCACCGAGTCACATCACCATCAAGTGGGTACTCCAGCCAGTCCAATACACCCACTGCGCTTACTCCAGTGCCTGTACTTGTAAAATCTGCATCATCAGGAAGTGGGAAATCCAAGCTGAAGCCTAAAGTGCCTGAAAGGAAGTCCTCTCTTCTGTCTTCAGTCTCCATGTCTTCATCATCCACTTCTCTTTCTTCAAATACATCTACTGAAGGGAGTGTGAGTGTGAAGAAACTGgaccctgctctgagccctcctCCGGATTCTGGTGCGcctcctccaccacctcctCTTCCAACACCTCCACATTGCCCTGAActttctcctccccctcctcctcctccagcagaaGTCATGGATCTGTCACCATTGTCTGCCTCTCCCACGTTTCCCCCTCCTCCGCCAGAAGCCAGTGTAAATTCTTCCTTTGCTCAGACTGTTCCATGGTTTCCTCAAGAAGCCTCCATCAGTTCATTCTCTTCgcctgttcctcctcctccttcttgcTCCATAGCTGTCCCGCCACCAGCACCACCGCTTGATCCCAAAATAACAAAAGGTGCAACAATATACCCgcagttttcttttaagaaacGCAACCAGGACGATTCTTGCTACAGTCCAGTGAAACAGCCACTCACTAAGCAAGATGCATCGAGACCTGTGATGCCATTAGTAACCACCAAAGCACTGCAAATGGTGCAGTTGAGGTCTGTGAAAAAATCAACAGAAGGTGAGCCATCAGCTGAATCTGCTTCTGAAACCACTTCTCAGGAAAAGGGTACTGCAAATTCATCATCACAGTCTTCGCTAAAGCCATCTCTCTCACTAAAACTCAGTAGCAGCTTAGGCGACGAGGAAATGAAAACTCCAGgcacttcatttaaaaatgtagttCAAACGCTGTCTCGGGGTTCTCCTCTCATTCTCTCTGATAACACACGTGTACTTGACTGTGATCAAAAGCCTGTGAGTGCAGTAGGTCTGAAGAAGTCTCCTGAAGCTGATGCTCTGGGGTCAGCCACTGATGACACACCTGAGTCCTCAGTGCAGAGTGAAGACCTCCTTTCTGGCGTGTCACTTCAGGGGTCACCAACATCTCCAGACAAGACTCTGGTTGTATTGCCAAGCAAGAAACCACCTCCTATATCAAAGAAACCCAAGCTGTTCCTTCTGGTACCACCTCCACAGTTAGACCTTACAGTggagaaagcagctgaagtgaGTGATACTGCCAGAAGCCCAACTAAGAGAGACGCTGTGCTTGCACACTGTGAGGAGGCGAGAAATTGTCTTACAGATGGACTCGGTTCTAGCGAGATGGACTCTGGCAGCCTGGTTCctgagggaggagctgctggattcACCTTCTCTGAGACAGTGGGAGCGAATGCCTTTGTGGTACAGCCTGCTGCATCACCAGTTCAAGAAGAacccaggcaggaggagcagtcTGCTTTTGATGAAGGAAGCAGTTCAGGGAGCAGCCAAGACAGTGGCAGTAACACTGACGGGCACCTATCTCAAGAGAACGAAAGTG TGGAGGTGTTTGAATCAGACACAGCCAACAGTTCATTCCTGCCAAGCAGTGGCTATGGGGAAGAGACAGATGGAGTGGCAACACCAGCGAGACCAAGGACTACTGAGGATCTTTTTGCAGCCATTCACAG ATCCAAAAGGAAAGTCCTTGGCCGTAAAGATTCCGAAGACGACCGTACCCGCAACCATTCTCCATCGCCCCCCGTAACTCCCACTGGTGCTTCCCCAAATTTAGCTACCCTCAAACAAGCCGGATCTATTCAGAGAAGCGTTCgcaagagcagcaccagcaatGACAACTTCAAAGCCCTGCTGCTGAAGAAAGGGAGCCGCTGTGACACCAGTTCCCGTATGTCCGCAGCAGAGATGTTGAAGAACACGGACCCGAGGTTCCACCGGACAAAGACAGATGCCTCCCCTGACCTTTCCGAcatccctgccagctgctcacccagcaAGAGCAAACGGGCCCAGGAAGAGTGGGCCAAGAGTGAGGGCCTGATGCCAAGGAGCATGTCCTTCTCTGGCACGAGGTACGGCCGGTCACGGACACCCccatctgctgccagcagcaagtACAATGTCCGCAACCGCATCCAGAGCAGCCCCATGACTGTCATTAGtgaaggagatggggaagtgGTGGAACAGTCAGAGGGCAGGGTCCGGAGGACTTTGGAAGAGCAGCAAGAGAGGCAGCTTGATATGTTTAACAGTGATGAAATGGACATGAATGACTTTCCGTATGCTGAGGAGGCAAGCTGCAAGGAGACCTTGGATCCAGCCCATGTAGACTTAATGACTCAACCAGGTGCTTCAAGGAAGTGTCTAAactcttcagctgaagaaagtTAA